One window from the genome of Cardiocondyla obscurior isolate alpha-2009 linkage group LG04, Cobs3.1, whole genome shotgun sequence encodes:
- the LOC139101950 gene encoding mediator of RNA polymerase II transcription subunit 25-like isoform X4 has protein sequence MVTGPTEHGIQADVIFVIEGTAVNGAYLNDLKTNYVIPTLEYFSQGGIEDREYVSENSTTLYGIVVYHAADCLPSPCTETLGPYSNPHKLLMVLDKLEMVGGKGESFANIGEGLATGLQCFEDLQLRREQNTASQKHCILICNSPPYQTMIQETYKFAGHTIEQLAAIYQERNINISILSPRKIPALYKLFEKAGGDLQSSQTKNYAKDPRHLVLLRNYNLKERPVSPQMGGNVHNTAATAAQIPLSPLQSNDSPNTNQVQQNIAPPNQQQGPPFRNQAPQNITNVHQTVTPSMAAPMNAARQPYNPQIAAPPNYHPPGVNLGTRPRWMRPPFIAPGATASANTQGSALIAQLTQPPSSLGLNVAAFSQRLDAGNNVMATNQQQQQQQLTQQQQQLRLTMLQQQNVQQATMSMAAQPTHSQPGSQLTSSCITQSVPTQVPQTVTASQQAPVSVSSITQQITHSQAQGNVSTGTVQNQQLVPRERQNIWQGIVEWIEKAKNPTDAQKQTRHVPCQVSANAKDGDPELKADTWPPKLIMQLMPKQLIGSIGGSYLKNSKSVVFHPTPCEALESLTKMMTAGFAGCVHFTSASSSSPACEIKVLILLYTADKKTYLGFIPNDQTAFVDRLRKVIQQQKTSQNASVRQANPGPGNTISAPMPTTGTQGGILMSQTNTMAMGGGQITQNVVSSAPQQTLTSTSGPQTQMNMQNSGISGPQANAGGGGMIGQQRPQFDDLEMARHQNLLKIQQLRQTLEAAQQQEAQYKSQLEVNIQQNLEVAQQQEMQYKQQLEAQQAQRGINPAAIANQQANSQRLMRPVSTNNLGLRHLLQQPQPQYSVRQVSFGVQQQMIGPRGQITTRPMAPGNTQNQQFEDVSNYDFLG, from the exons ATGGTGACAGGACCAACAGAACATGGAATACAAGCTGATGTTATATTTGTCATTGAGGGAACTGCTGTCAATGGTGCATACCTCAATGATCTTAAAACCAATTATGTTATTCCAACATTAGA ATATTTTAGTCAAGGTGGCATAGAAGATAGAGAATATGTATCAGAG AATAGCACAACATTATATGGAATAGTTGTTTATCATGCTGCTGATTGCTTACCATCTCCATGCACAGAAACTCTTGGACCTTATTCAAATCCCCATAAGCTCCTAATGGTCTTAGATAAGCTTGA aatggTTGGTGGAAAAGGAGAATCTTTTGCAAATATTGGTGAAGGTCTTGCCACGGGATTACAGTGTTTTGAAGATTTACAATTAAGACGAGAGCAAAATACAGCTTCACAAAAACATTGTATTTTGATATGTAATTCACCCCCATATCAAACTATGATTCAAGAAACTTACAAGTTTGCTGGTCATACTATCGAACAATTAGCTGCCATTTATCAAGAG AGAAATATTAACATCTCTATATTATCGCCAAGAAAAATTCCAGCTTTATATAAGCTATTTGAGAAAGCTGGCGGTGATTTACAATCCTCGCAAACAAAGAATTATGCTAAAGATCCGCGTCATTTGGTACTTTTGCGAAACTACAACTTAAAGGAGCGACCTGTTAGTCCTCAAATGGGTGGAAACGTTCACAATACCGCAGCTACTGCAGCGCAAATACCTCTGAGCCCATTGCAAAGCAATGATAGTCCTAACACTAATCAAGTGCAACAGAATATCGCCCCGCCGAATCAACAACAGGGTCCTCCTTTCAGAAATCAAGCTCCTCAAAATATCACCAACGTACATCAAACCGTAACGCCGTCCATGGCAGCACCGATGAATGCCGCGCGGCAACCTTACAATCCTCAGATAGCTGCACCACCAAATTATCATCCACCAGGAGTAAACCTAGGTACTAGGCCGAGATGGATGCGACCACCGTTCATAGCACCGGGTGCGACCGCGTCTGCAAATACACAAGGTAGTGCGCTAATAGCACAATTAACACAACCGCCTTCATCATTGGGGCTCAACGTAGCTGCGTTTAGTCAACGATTAGatg CTGGTAATAACGTTATGGCAACTAATcaacaacaacagcaacagcaacttacacagcaacagcagcaactACGTTTAACAATGTTACAACAACAAAATGTCCAGCAGGCTACCATGTCTATGGCCGCTCAACCAACTCACAGTCAACCGGGCTCGCAACTTACTTCGTCTTGTATTACCCAGTCTGTACCTACTCAAGTGCCACAAACCGTTACAGCTTCGCAGCAAGCACCGGTTTCCGTATCTTCTATTACGCAACAAATCACGCATTCTCAAGCACAA gGCAATGTATCCACTGGTACTGTACAAAATCAACAACTCGTACCACGCGAACGTCAAAATATTTGGCAGGGTATTGTAGAATGGATTGAAAAAGCCAAAAATCCAACAGATGCGCAAAAACAGACGAGACACGTACCGTGTCAGGTTTCAGCTAATGCAAAAGATGGAGATCCAGAATT gaAAGCAGATACATGGCCACCAAAATTGATTATGCAATTAATGCCAAAACAATTAATAGGAAGTATTGGTGGCAGCTATCTGAAAAATTCTAAATCCGTGGTGTTTCACCCTACGCCGTGTGAAGCATTGGAATCTTTAACAAAAATGATGACTGCTGGATtt GCAGGTTGTGTTCACTTCACTTCTGCATCATCATCAAGTCCAGCTTGTGAAATAAAAGTTCTTATACTTTTGTATACTGCAGACAAGAAAACATACCTAGGCTTTATTCCAAATGATCAAACAGCTTTTGTAGATCGTCTCCGTAAGGTTATACAGCAGCAGAAAACATCTCAAAATGCTTCTGTAAGACAG gccAATCCTGGACCAGGCAATACAATTTCTGCACCTATGCCTACTACAGGTACACAAGGGGGTATTCTTATGTCCCAAACGAATACCATGGCAATGGGAGGTGGCCAAATAACACAGAATGTTGTGTCTAGTGCACCTCAACAAACTTTAACTTCGACTAGCGGTCCACAAACGCAAATGAATATGCAG AATAGCGGAATCAGTGGTCCACAAGCAAATGCTGGTGGTGGAGGTATGATTGGTCAACAACGACCTCAATTTGATGATTTAGAAATGGCTAGACatcaaaatttgttaaaaattcaacaaCTGAGACAAACGTTAGAAGCTGCACAACAACAAGAAGCGCAATATAAATCTCAGTTGGAAGTAAat aTTCAACAAAATTTAGAAGTAGCACAACAGCAAGAAATGCAGTACAAACAACAACTTGAG GCACAACAAGCACAGAGAGGTATTAATCCAGCAGCTATAGCTAATCAACAGGCGAATTCTCAAAGGTTGATGCGTCCAGTTTCTACAAATAATCTTGGTCTTCGACATTTATTGCAACAG CCACAACCCCAATATAGCGTTCGACAAGTGTCGTTTGGAGTGCAACAGCAAATGATAGGTCCAAGGGGACAGATAACAACGAGACCTATGGCACCTGGCAATACACAAAATCAGCAGTTTGAGGATGTATCGAATTATGATTTCCTCGGTTAA
- the LOC139101950 gene encoding mediator of RNA polymerase II transcription subunit 25-like isoform X1, which translates to MVTGPTEHGIQADVIFVIEGTAVNGAYLNDLKTNYVIPTLEYFSQGGIEDREYVSEQNSTTLYGIVVYHAADCLPSPCTETLGPYSNPHKLLMVLDKLEMVGGKGESFANIGEGLATGLQCFEDLQLRREQNTASQKHCILICNSPPYQTMIQETYKFAGHTIEQLAAIYQERNINISILSPRKIPALYKLFEKAGGDLQSSQTKNYAKDPRHLVLLRNYNLKERPVSPQMGGNVHNTAATAAQIPLSPLQSNDSPNTNQVQQNIAPPNQQQGPPFRNQAPQNITNVHQTVTPSMAAPMNAARQPYNPQIAAPPNYHPPGVNLGTRPRWMRPPFIAPGATASANTQGSALIAQLTQPPSSLGLNVAAFSQRLDVAGNNVMATNQQQQQQQLTQQQQQLRLTMLQQQNVQQATMSMAAQPTHSQPGSQLTSSCITQSVPTQVPQTVTASQQAPVSVSSITQQITHSQAQGNVSTGTVQNQQLVPRERQNIWQGIVEWIEKAKNPTDAQKQTRHVPCQVSANAKDGDPELKADTWPPKLIMQLMPKQLIGSIGGSYLKNSKSVVFHPTPCEALESLTKMMTAGFAGCVHFTSASSSSPACEIKVLILLYTADKKTYLGFIPNDQTAFVDRLRKVIQQQKTSQNASVRQANPGPGNTISAPMPTTGTQGGILMSQTNTMAMGGGQITQNVVSSAPQQTLTSTSGPQTQMNMQNSGISGPQANAGGGGMIGQQRPQFDDLEMARHQNLLKIQQLRQTLEAAQQQEAQYKSQLEVNIQQNLEVAQQQEMQYKQQLEAQQAQRGINPAAIANQQANSQRLMRPVSTNNLGLRHLLQQPQPQYSVRQVSFGVQQQMIGPRGQITTRPMAPGNTQNQQFEDVSNYDFLG; encoded by the exons ATGGTGACAGGACCAACAGAACATGGAATACAAGCTGATGTTATATTTGTCATTGAGGGAACTGCTGTCAATGGTGCATACCTCAATGATCTTAAAACCAATTATGTTATTCCAACATTAGA ATATTTTAGTCAAGGTGGCATAGAAGATAGAGAATATGTATCAGAG CAGAATAGCACAACATTATATGGAATAGTTGTTTATCATGCTGCTGATTGCTTACCATCTCCATGCACAGAAACTCTTGGACCTTATTCAAATCCCCATAAGCTCCTAATGGTCTTAGATAAGCTTGA aatggTTGGTGGAAAAGGAGAATCTTTTGCAAATATTGGTGAAGGTCTTGCCACGGGATTACAGTGTTTTGAAGATTTACAATTAAGACGAGAGCAAAATACAGCTTCACAAAAACATTGTATTTTGATATGTAATTCACCCCCATATCAAACTATGATTCAAGAAACTTACAAGTTTGCTGGTCATACTATCGAACAATTAGCTGCCATTTATCAAGAG AGAAATATTAACATCTCTATATTATCGCCAAGAAAAATTCCAGCTTTATATAAGCTATTTGAGAAAGCTGGCGGTGATTTACAATCCTCGCAAACAAAGAATTATGCTAAAGATCCGCGTCATTTGGTACTTTTGCGAAACTACAACTTAAAGGAGCGACCTGTTAGTCCTCAAATGGGTGGAAACGTTCACAATACCGCAGCTACTGCAGCGCAAATACCTCTGAGCCCATTGCAAAGCAATGATAGTCCTAACACTAATCAAGTGCAACAGAATATCGCCCCGCCGAATCAACAACAGGGTCCTCCTTTCAGAAATCAAGCTCCTCAAAATATCACCAACGTACATCAAACCGTAACGCCGTCCATGGCAGCACCGATGAATGCCGCGCGGCAACCTTACAATCCTCAGATAGCTGCACCACCAAATTATCATCCACCAGGAGTAAACCTAGGTACTAGGCCGAGATGGATGCGACCACCGTTCATAGCACCGGGTGCGACCGCGTCTGCAAATACACAAGGTAGTGCGCTAATAGCACAATTAACACAACCGCCTTCATCATTGGGGCTCAACGTAGCTGCGTTTAGTCAACGATTAGatg TAGCTGGTAATAACGTTATGGCAACTAATcaacaacaacagcaacagcaacttacacagcaacagcagcaactACGTTTAACAATGTTACAACAACAAAATGTCCAGCAGGCTACCATGTCTATGGCCGCTCAACCAACTCACAGTCAACCGGGCTCGCAACTTACTTCGTCTTGTATTACCCAGTCTGTACCTACTCAAGTGCCACAAACCGTTACAGCTTCGCAGCAAGCACCGGTTTCCGTATCTTCTATTACGCAACAAATCACGCATTCTCAAGCACAA gGCAATGTATCCACTGGTACTGTACAAAATCAACAACTCGTACCACGCGAACGTCAAAATATTTGGCAGGGTATTGTAGAATGGATTGAAAAAGCCAAAAATCCAACAGATGCGCAAAAACAGACGAGACACGTACCGTGTCAGGTTTCAGCTAATGCAAAAGATGGAGATCCAGAATT gaAAGCAGATACATGGCCACCAAAATTGATTATGCAATTAATGCCAAAACAATTAATAGGAAGTATTGGTGGCAGCTATCTGAAAAATTCTAAATCCGTGGTGTTTCACCCTACGCCGTGTGAAGCATTGGAATCTTTAACAAAAATGATGACTGCTGGATtt GCAGGTTGTGTTCACTTCACTTCTGCATCATCATCAAGTCCAGCTTGTGAAATAAAAGTTCTTATACTTTTGTATACTGCAGACAAGAAAACATACCTAGGCTTTATTCCAAATGATCAAACAGCTTTTGTAGATCGTCTCCGTAAGGTTATACAGCAGCAGAAAACATCTCAAAATGCTTCTGTAAGACAG gccAATCCTGGACCAGGCAATACAATTTCTGCACCTATGCCTACTACAGGTACACAAGGGGGTATTCTTATGTCCCAAACGAATACCATGGCAATGGGAGGTGGCCAAATAACACAGAATGTTGTGTCTAGTGCACCTCAACAAACTTTAACTTCGACTAGCGGTCCACAAACGCAAATGAATATGCAG AATAGCGGAATCAGTGGTCCACAAGCAAATGCTGGTGGTGGAGGTATGATTGGTCAACAACGACCTCAATTTGATGATTTAGAAATGGCTAGACatcaaaatttgttaaaaattcaacaaCTGAGACAAACGTTAGAAGCTGCACAACAACAAGAAGCGCAATATAAATCTCAGTTGGAAGTAAat aTTCAACAAAATTTAGAAGTAGCACAACAGCAAGAAATGCAGTACAAACAACAACTTGAG GCACAACAAGCACAGAGAGGTATTAATCCAGCAGCTATAGCTAATCAACAGGCGAATTCTCAAAGGTTGATGCGTCCAGTTTCTACAAATAATCTTGGTCTTCGACATTTATTGCAACAG CCACAACCCCAATATAGCGTTCGACAAGTGTCGTTTGGAGTGCAACAGCAAATGATAGGTCCAAGGGGACAGATAACAACGAGACCTATGGCACCTGGCAATACACAAAATCAGCAGTTTGAGGATGTATCGAATTATGATTTCCTCGGTTAA
- the LOC139101950 gene encoding mediator of RNA polymerase II transcription subunit 25-like isoform X3 has protein sequence MVTGPTEHGIQADVIFVIEGTAVNGAYLNDLKTNYVIPTLEYFSQGGIEDREYVSEQNSTTLYGIVVYHAADCLPSPCTETLGPYSNPHKLLMVLDKLEMVGGKGESFANIGEGLATGLQCFEDLQLRREQNTASQKHCILICNSPPYQTMIQETYKFAGHTIEQLAAIYQERNINISILSPRKIPALYKLFEKAGGDLQSSQTKNYAKDPRHLVLLRNYNLKERPVSPQMGGNVHNTAATAAQIPLSPLQSNDSPNTNQVQQNIAPPNQQQGPPFRNQAPQNITNVHQTVTPSMAAPMNAARQPYNPQIAAPPNYHPPGVNLGTRPRWMRPPFIAPGATASANTQGSALIAQLTQPPSSLGLNVAAFSQRLDAGNNVMATNQQQQQQQLTQQQQQLRLTMLQQQNVQQATMSMAAQPTHSQPGSQLTSSCITQSVPTQVPQTVTASQQAPVSVSSITQQITHSQAQGNVSTGTVQNQQLVPRERQNIWQGIVEWIEKAKNPTDAQKQTRHVPCQVSANAKDGDPELKADTWPPKLIMQLMPKQLIGSIGGSYLKNSKSVVFHPTPCEALESLTKMMTAGFAGCVHFTSASSSSPACEIKVLILLYTADKKTYLGFIPNDQTAFVDRLRKVIQQQKTSQNASVRQANPGPGNTISAPMPTTGTQGGILMSQTNTMAMGGGQITQNVVSSAPQQTLTSTSGPQTQMNMQNSGISGPQANAGGGGMIGQQRPQFDDLEMARHQNLLKIQQLRQTLEAAQQQEAQYKSQLEVNIQQNLEVAQQQEMQYKQQLEAQQAQRGINPAAIANQQANSQRLMRPVSTNNLGLRHLLQQPQPQYSVRQVSFGVQQQMIGPRGQITTRPMAPGNTQNQQFEDVSNYDFLG, from the exons ATGGTGACAGGACCAACAGAACATGGAATACAAGCTGATGTTATATTTGTCATTGAGGGAACTGCTGTCAATGGTGCATACCTCAATGATCTTAAAACCAATTATGTTATTCCAACATTAGA ATATTTTAGTCAAGGTGGCATAGAAGATAGAGAATATGTATCAGAG CAGAATAGCACAACATTATATGGAATAGTTGTTTATCATGCTGCTGATTGCTTACCATCTCCATGCACAGAAACTCTTGGACCTTATTCAAATCCCCATAAGCTCCTAATGGTCTTAGATAAGCTTGA aatggTTGGTGGAAAAGGAGAATCTTTTGCAAATATTGGTGAAGGTCTTGCCACGGGATTACAGTGTTTTGAAGATTTACAATTAAGACGAGAGCAAAATACAGCTTCACAAAAACATTGTATTTTGATATGTAATTCACCCCCATATCAAACTATGATTCAAGAAACTTACAAGTTTGCTGGTCATACTATCGAACAATTAGCTGCCATTTATCAAGAG AGAAATATTAACATCTCTATATTATCGCCAAGAAAAATTCCAGCTTTATATAAGCTATTTGAGAAAGCTGGCGGTGATTTACAATCCTCGCAAACAAAGAATTATGCTAAAGATCCGCGTCATTTGGTACTTTTGCGAAACTACAACTTAAAGGAGCGACCTGTTAGTCCTCAAATGGGTGGAAACGTTCACAATACCGCAGCTACTGCAGCGCAAATACCTCTGAGCCCATTGCAAAGCAATGATAGTCCTAACACTAATCAAGTGCAACAGAATATCGCCCCGCCGAATCAACAACAGGGTCCTCCTTTCAGAAATCAAGCTCCTCAAAATATCACCAACGTACATCAAACCGTAACGCCGTCCATGGCAGCACCGATGAATGCCGCGCGGCAACCTTACAATCCTCAGATAGCTGCACCACCAAATTATCATCCACCAGGAGTAAACCTAGGTACTAGGCCGAGATGGATGCGACCACCGTTCATAGCACCGGGTGCGACCGCGTCTGCAAATACACAAGGTAGTGCGCTAATAGCACAATTAACACAACCGCCTTCATCATTGGGGCTCAACGTAGCTGCGTTTAGTCAACGATTAGatg CTGGTAATAACGTTATGGCAACTAATcaacaacaacagcaacagcaacttacacagcaacagcagcaactACGTTTAACAATGTTACAACAACAAAATGTCCAGCAGGCTACCATGTCTATGGCCGCTCAACCAACTCACAGTCAACCGGGCTCGCAACTTACTTCGTCTTGTATTACCCAGTCTGTACCTACTCAAGTGCCACAAACCGTTACAGCTTCGCAGCAAGCACCGGTTTCCGTATCTTCTATTACGCAACAAATCACGCATTCTCAAGCACAA gGCAATGTATCCACTGGTACTGTACAAAATCAACAACTCGTACCACGCGAACGTCAAAATATTTGGCAGGGTATTGTAGAATGGATTGAAAAAGCCAAAAATCCAACAGATGCGCAAAAACAGACGAGACACGTACCGTGTCAGGTTTCAGCTAATGCAAAAGATGGAGATCCAGAATT gaAAGCAGATACATGGCCACCAAAATTGATTATGCAATTAATGCCAAAACAATTAATAGGAAGTATTGGTGGCAGCTATCTGAAAAATTCTAAATCCGTGGTGTTTCACCCTACGCCGTGTGAAGCATTGGAATCTTTAACAAAAATGATGACTGCTGGATtt GCAGGTTGTGTTCACTTCACTTCTGCATCATCATCAAGTCCAGCTTGTGAAATAAAAGTTCTTATACTTTTGTATACTGCAGACAAGAAAACATACCTAGGCTTTATTCCAAATGATCAAACAGCTTTTGTAGATCGTCTCCGTAAGGTTATACAGCAGCAGAAAACATCTCAAAATGCTTCTGTAAGACAG gccAATCCTGGACCAGGCAATACAATTTCTGCACCTATGCCTACTACAGGTACACAAGGGGGTATTCTTATGTCCCAAACGAATACCATGGCAATGGGAGGTGGCCAAATAACACAGAATGTTGTGTCTAGTGCACCTCAACAAACTTTAACTTCGACTAGCGGTCCACAAACGCAAATGAATATGCAG AATAGCGGAATCAGTGGTCCACAAGCAAATGCTGGTGGTGGAGGTATGATTGGTCAACAACGACCTCAATTTGATGATTTAGAAATGGCTAGACatcaaaatttgttaaaaattcaacaaCTGAGACAAACGTTAGAAGCTGCACAACAACAAGAAGCGCAATATAAATCTCAGTTGGAAGTAAat aTTCAACAAAATTTAGAAGTAGCACAACAGCAAGAAATGCAGTACAAACAACAACTTGAG GCACAACAAGCACAGAGAGGTATTAATCCAGCAGCTATAGCTAATCAACAGGCGAATTCTCAAAGGTTGATGCGTCCAGTTTCTACAAATAATCTTGGTCTTCGACATTTATTGCAACAG CCACAACCCCAATATAGCGTTCGACAAGTGTCGTTTGGAGTGCAACAGCAAATGATAGGTCCAAGGGGACAGATAACAACGAGACCTATGGCACCTGGCAATACACAAAATCAGCAGTTTGAGGATGTATCGAATTATGATTTCCTCGGTTAA
- the LOC139101950 gene encoding mediator of RNA polymerase II transcription subunit 25-like isoform X2: MVTGPTEHGIQADVIFVIEGTAVNGAYLNDLKTNYVIPTLEYFSQGGIEDREYVSENSTTLYGIVVYHAADCLPSPCTETLGPYSNPHKLLMVLDKLEMVGGKGESFANIGEGLATGLQCFEDLQLRREQNTASQKHCILICNSPPYQTMIQETYKFAGHTIEQLAAIYQERNINISILSPRKIPALYKLFEKAGGDLQSSQTKNYAKDPRHLVLLRNYNLKERPVSPQMGGNVHNTAATAAQIPLSPLQSNDSPNTNQVQQNIAPPNQQQGPPFRNQAPQNITNVHQTVTPSMAAPMNAARQPYNPQIAAPPNYHPPGVNLGTRPRWMRPPFIAPGATASANTQGSALIAQLTQPPSSLGLNVAAFSQRLDVAGNNVMATNQQQQQQQLTQQQQQLRLTMLQQQNVQQATMSMAAQPTHSQPGSQLTSSCITQSVPTQVPQTVTASQQAPVSVSSITQQITHSQAQGNVSTGTVQNQQLVPRERQNIWQGIVEWIEKAKNPTDAQKQTRHVPCQVSANAKDGDPELKADTWPPKLIMQLMPKQLIGSIGGSYLKNSKSVVFHPTPCEALESLTKMMTAGFAGCVHFTSASSSSPACEIKVLILLYTADKKTYLGFIPNDQTAFVDRLRKVIQQQKTSQNASVRQANPGPGNTISAPMPTTGTQGGILMSQTNTMAMGGGQITQNVVSSAPQQTLTSTSGPQTQMNMQNSGISGPQANAGGGGMIGQQRPQFDDLEMARHQNLLKIQQLRQTLEAAQQQEAQYKSQLEVNIQQNLEVAQQQEMQYKQQLEAQQAQRGINPAAIANQQANSQRLMRPVSTNNLGLRHLLQQPQPQYSVRQVSFGVQQQMIGPRGQITTRPMAPGNTQNQQFEDVSNYDFLG; the protein is encoded by the exons ATGGTGACAGGACCAACAGAACATGGAATACAAGCTGATGTTATATTTGTCATTGAGGGAACTGCTGTCAATGGTGCATACCTCAATGATCTTAAAACCAATTATGTTATTCCAACATTAGA ATATTTTAGTCAAGGTGGCATAGAAGATAGAGAATATGTATCAGAG AATAGCACAACATTATATGGAATAGTTGTTTATCATGCTGCTGATTGCTTACCATCTCCATGCACAGAAACTCTTGGACCTTATTCAAATCCCCATAAGCTCCTAATGGTCTTAGATAAGCTTGA aatggTTGGTGGAAAAGGAGAATCTTTTGCAAATATTGGTGAAGGTCTTGCCACGGGATTACAGTGTTTTGAAGATTTACAATTAAGACGAGAGCAAAATACAGCTTCACAAAAACATTGTATTTTGATATGTAATTCACCCCCATATCAAACTATGATTCAAGAAACTTACAAGTTTGCTGGTCATACTATCGAACAATTAGCTGCCATTTATCAAGAG AGAAATATTAACATCTCTATATTATCGCCAAGAAAAATTCCAGCTTTATATAAGCTATTTGAGAAAGCTGGCGGTGATTTACAATCCTCGCAAACAAAGAATTATGCTAAAGATCCGCGTCATTTGGTACTTTTGCGAAACTACAACTTAAAGGAGCGACCTGTTAGTCCTCAAATGGGTGGAAACGTTCACAATACCGCAGCTACTGCAGCGCAAATACCTCTGAGCCCATTGCAAAGCAATGATAGTCCTAACACTAATCAAGTGCAACAGAATATCGCCCCGCCGAATCAACAACAGGGTCCTCCTTTCAGAAATCAAGCTCCTCAAAATATCACCAACGTACATCAAACCGTAACGCCGTCCATGGCAGCACCGATGAATGCCGCGCGGCAACCTTACAATCCTCAGATAGCTGCACCACCAAATTATCATCCACCAGGAGTAAACCTAGGTACTAGGCCGAGATGGATGCGACCACCGTTCATAGCACCGGGTGCGACCGCGTCTGCAAATACACAAGGTAGTGCGCTAATAGCACAATTAACACAACCGCCTTCATCATTGGGGCTCAACGTAGCTGCGTTTAGTCAACGATTAGatg TAGCTGGTAATAACGTTATGGCAACTAATcaacaacaacagcaacagcaacttacacagcaacagcagcaactACGTTTAACAATGTTACAACAACAAAATGTCCAGCAGGCTACCATGTCTATGGCCGCTCAACCAACTCACAGTCAACCGGGCTCGCAACTTACTTCGTCTTGTATTACCCAGTCTGTACCTACTCAAGTGCCACAAACCGTTACAGCTTCGCAGCAAGCACCGGTTTCCGTATCTTCTATTACGCAACAAATCACGCATTCTCAAGCACAA gGCAATGTATCCACTGGTACTGTACAAAATCAACAACTCGTACCACGCGAACGTCAAAATATTTGGCAGGGTATTGTAGAATGGATTGAAAAAGCCAAAAATCCAACAGATGCGCAAAAACAGACGAGACACGTACCGTGTCAGGTTTCAGCTAATGCAAAAGATGGAGATCCAGAATT gaAAGCAGATACATGGCCACCAAAATTGATTATGCAATTAATGCCAAAACAATTAATAGGAAGTATTGGTGGCAGCTATCTGAAAAATTCTAAATCCGTGGTGTTTCACCCTACGCCGTGTGAAGCATTGGAATCTTTAACAAAAATGATGACTGCTGGATtt GCAGGTTGTGTTCACTTCACTTCTGCATCATCATCAAGTCCAGCTTGTGAAATAAAAGTTCTTATACTTTTGTATACTGCAGACAAGAAAACATACCTAGGCTTTATTCCAAATGATCAAACAGCTTTTGTAGATCGTCTCCGTAAGGTTATACAGCAGCAGAAAACATCTCAAAATGCTTCTGTAAGACAG gccAATCCTGGACCAGGCAATACAATTTCTGCACCTATGCCTACTACAGGTACACAAGGGGGTATTCTTATGTCCCAAACGAATACCATGGCAATGGGAGGTGGCCAAATAACACAGAATGTTGTGTCTAGTGCACCTCAACAAACTTTAACTTCGACTAGCGGTCCACAAACGCAAATGAATATGCAG AATAGCGGAATCAGTGGTCCACAAGCAAATGCTGGTGGTGGAGGTATGATTGGTCAACAACGACCTCAATTTGATGATTTAGAAATGGCTAGACatcaaaatttgttaaaaattcaacaaCTGAGACAAACGTTAGAAGCTGCACAACAACAAGAAGCGCAATATAAATCTCAGTTGGAAGTAAat aTTCAACAAAATTTAGAAGTAGCACAACAGCAAGAAATGCAGTACAAACAACAACTTGAG GCACAACAAGCACAGAGAGGTATTAATCCAGCAGCTATAGCTAATCAACAGGCGAATTCTCAAAGGTTGATGCGTCCAGTTTCTACAAATAATCTTGGTCTTCGACATTTATTGCAACAG CCACAACCCCAATATAGCGTTCGACAAGTGTCGTTTGGAGTGCAACAGCAAATGATAGGTCCAAGGGGACAGATAACAACGAGACCTATGGCACCTGGCAATACACAAAATCAGCAGTTTGAGGATGTATCGAATTATGATTTCCTCGGTTAA